Sequence from the Streptomyces mobaraensis NBRC 13819 = DSM 40847 genome:
ACTACGCCCGGGACGGCTATGCCTGCCGCTGCCGGGGGCTCGCCGAACTCCTTCTCGGCCCGGTCGCGGAGTTCTTCGGCCAGGTCGAGGATGCGGGTGACCACCGCGTCCGGGCCCTGGTCGCGGTCTGTGGGGCGGAGGGTTTCGTGGACGAGGGTGGTGTCCGCGCCCATGAGGGCGGCTTTTATCCCGGTGCCGCCCACGTCGAGGGCGATGACATGTTTCACCCGGACAGTTTCGCGCGTGGGGGTGGGAAAGGTCTAGTCCACTGTTCGACGGGTGCGGGATGGGGGCGCCTGCGGCGGGCTGTGCCCCGGTCCCGCCCTTTCACCGTTTCGTGCGGGGGCGAGCCCCCGCACCCCCGAAACCGCGCTCCGCGCGGTTGTCCTCAAACGCCGGACGGGCTGGATAGTCAGCCCGTCCGGCGTTTGAGGACGAGCGGCGGAGCCGCGAAAGGGGGGTCTGGGGCGGCAGCCCCAGGAAACGGCGAAAGGGCGGGACCGGGGCACCCTCAAACGCCGAGCACCACACTCCGGGTCAGCCCCCGCGGCCGGTCCGGGTCCAGCCCCCGCGCCTCCGCCACCGCCACCGCGACCCGCTGCGCCCGGACGAGCTCGGCCAGTGGGTCACTCGGCGCGTGGACGAACGTTCCGCCGGCCGCCGTCACGGCCTCCTCCAAACCACCCGGCACCGGCCCGAAACCCCACGTCACCCGCCCCGCACCGGCGATGGCCACCGGCCCGTGCCGGTACTCCATCGCCGGATACGCCTCCGTCCAGGCCCCCGCCGCCTCGCGCATCTTCAGCGCCGCCTCCTGGGCCACGCCGTACGCCCAGCCCCGCCCCAGGAACGACCACTGCGAAGCGGAGAGCAGCGCGGCGGGCAGCGGCTCCGCGACGGCGGTGGCCGCCTCGTCGGCGGCCCGCAGCACCGCTTCCCTCCCGCCGGGGAGGGCGGCCCGCAGCAGGGCCAGGGCGGTCGTCGCGAACCTCGTCTGGACGACGGACTCCTCGTCCGCCCAGTCCAGCACCGCGAGCGCGTCGGCCGCGTCCCGCACCGGCGTGGCCGGGTCGGCGGTGAGCGCCAGCAGCGGCGCGGTGCCGCGGAGGGCGGCGAGCAGGTCCAGGACCTCCGTCGTGGTGCCGGAGCGGGTGATCGCCACCACCCGGTCGTAGCGGCGGGCCGTGGGGAACTCGGACGCGGCGAACGCGTCCGTCTCGCCCTCGCCCGCCGCCTCGCGCAGGGCCGCGTACGCCTGCGCCATGAACCAGCTCGTGCCGCAGCCGGTGACGGCGACGCGCTCGCCGGGCCGGGGCAGTCCCTCCGTGGCCGGGACGGCGTCCGCGGCCCGGCGCCAGCAGGCGGGCTGGGTGGCGAGTTCCGCCGCAGTGCGCGAGGTGGTGGGTGGTACGGCCATGACCTGGGCTCCTTACGGTGTGCGTGAGCGATCCGTGAGTGATCCGTCCGTGTCCCACCGTGGATAGCAGCCCGCCGCCCGGAGGGGGAAGGGCGAGGCCGGAGCGAGCCCCTGTTCGAAGAGCCTTTAAGGTGGCGCGGGAGAACGTGCGGAGCCTGTGGCTCCCGCGGCCCCCACCGGGCAGGCCGTCCGCATCACGGCCGGGGACGCGCGCAGGGGCACGGCACGGGCACGGCACGGTCACACGGGTCACAATCACAAGGGCGGAAAGCAAGTGCAGCGGCGGCGGTTCT
This genomic interval carries:
- a CDS encoding SIS domain-containing protein; the protein is MAVPPTTSRTAAELATQPACWRRAADAVPATEGLPRPGERVAVTGCGTSWFMAQAYAALREAAGEGETDAFAASEFPTARRYDRVVAITRSGTTTEVLDLLAALRGTAPLLALTADPATPVRDAADALAVLDWADEESVVQTRFATTALALLRAALPGGREAVLRAADEAATAVAEPLPAALLSASQWSFLGRGWAYGVAQEAALKMREAAGAWTEAYPAMEYRHGPVAIAGAGRVTWGFGPVPGGLEEAVTAAGGTFVHAPSDPLAELVRAQRVAVAVAEARGLDPDRPRGLTRSVVLGV